TAGAAATCGAATGGATATTGAAAGCCAAATCCCCAGAAAATATTTAGTACCTCAGTCATGTTGGGCTAATCATCTGGACTCATGCATGAATATCCTCGAGACCTGGAAAACTATACTTCAAAAAAATACACATCTCATAATTATTATCTAGAGAAAATCCTCTTCCATTATATAGTAGTTCTACAGGGAAGTCATATGAAGAAAGGAAAGGTGAGTTACTTACTGTAGTACTTACATgcagtgcactttgttaaaaaaagatATTTTATTTCATTGTCTCACTTTAAGGTTGATTAAACATAAATTGTTAGTATTTTTACAATTGTGTCCCtttaccagtgatgtgcggtgaggcaaGTGAGGCAGAGCCAGTCCTGTCATACCAaggtttgtgccagaggtttgactgtataaagtatataaaaaatacaaagaatttgtttgaaatatcttctatttattattctaataatttttatagccaaaactgtggcaggtgaggcagtgcctcccccccccatattttctgcacatctctgatcaaaactcaccaaaattCCAGGAGATTATACTGCTAcatctgtgtataattcccacatgtattttTGGGCtcttatattgtgtgtaaatcttgctctgtctctagccagtgcctcctgagccatttagctcaccgcacatccctgccatATTCACTGGGTGTATTAAAACTTAGCATCCTATATGCATTGCATAATTAGCAAAAGCTTGTCACAGTGTACCTGAGACACTCGGTTGTGACTTTCATTGCACAGGATTTTTTTTAACACAATCTTGATATACAGTGCTTCAGTCCCATCAACCAGCCCCTCTTGGTGCACAGTTACCAGCAAGTCATCTGCACAGTGCAATATTATTGCTCACAATTTGCATTATTTGCACAAATCAAACAACTGGTAGTGACAAAACTACTGTGCTAATTACACTGATCAATTTTCTGttcaacatttgtacatctgtgcacGACTGAGTGTGAATCTGTATGCAAAGTGCAACAATGCAGCAGCTACGGATTTTTCTTACACcaaggcactcattccgagttgtttgctcgctagctgcttttagcagcattgcaaacgctaggccgctgccctctgggagtgtattttaatttAGCAgattagcgaatgaaagattagcagaactgctactaattaatttcctgcagtttctgagtagctccagacctactcctacactgcgatcacctcagtccgtttagttcctggtttgacgtcacaaacacgccctgcgttcggccagccattccccatttctccagccactcctgcgtttttacctggcatgcctgcgttttttagcacactccctgaaaacggtcagtttccgcccagaaacacccacttcctgtcaatcacactacgatcactcgagcgttggaaAAACGTCgttcaagcttgtgtaaatctactaaattttgtgtaaaagtacttagCGCAATGTgcgatgcgtaccatgcgcatgcgcatttttgcagtttttacacctaatcgctccattgcaaaaatcggcaattagcgaacaactcggaatgaccccccaagttccaTTTTGCTTCATCTTCGACTTTGTACGTTTTTACATCTAATTCCTGTGCAAATAAagttgcagcccagcatctctctCCCACTTTCAGTGCTGTTTCATTGTGATGAGAATAAGAGACAAAATGTAAAGAATAAATTTGTTTGCTACACCTCACAGAGCAGCTCACTTGCGCTGGACCTCTTGCAAAGTAAAACGTATTGAGGCTAGGTTTGTGAGGacatgtacaaagttgcagatgaaacacaatggaacttggcatgaggAAAAGCCGTGACTGCTCCTCTATAGGCCCTTCTTATACAgactcagactcagtcgcacacagatgtacaatgtCTCACATCAAATTGATCCATGCTTTCTAGCAATGCAGTTTTCTATCTCACAATTGTTTTATTCATGTAAATTAGATGCACATTTTGAACAAAGAAAGATGATTGCCGTGGCTAAGTAGCCTGGGGCAAGACGTGCCGAGAGGGGCTATTTGAAGGTAGGAGCTTGTACCCAGCAAATGCCAACATGCATTTCGCTGTACCAAATTCCCAACATGTCTATAGATCTACTGAGAATACAACTACAGAGGTTGGATGGTAAAGTTAGGCACATTTCTGACTGCCAAGATTGTAAGACAAATACAATATAGGAGTTTCTAGAAAGTTCTTTTACAATTTTGGGGTCAATGTACTAAtcataggagagagataaagtggctggagataaagtatcagccaaccagctgctatctgtaatttttcaaacacagcctgtgacatggccgttaggagctgattgactggtatctCCATCCAAGCATTAGCAAAAAGACCCTAAAGAACCTGCAGTAAAAAGTTGGCTTCCATCCTTGTATCTTTGTGCCTTGATTGAATGTGGGTTCCACTTGGCATCTTTCCTGTCTGTTTGCAGTATAATATAGTACATGCATATGTGGAAAACTACTCGAGCTCTAGGTGGATGAAAGTAGATGGTGTCACTGTATCAGCTAAAGGTTCCTTAATTCGTTTAAAACACCTCAAGGAGATTCCCAGTGCACAATTTTCCAATATAATGTAGAAGAGTTCTCAAGGAGTTATATATCATTCCCTGATCTCTGCTGATCATGTGAACATCAGTGTCCAATGATACACAATAAGTCACTTGCAAATGGAGCATTGCATATAATTGCTAATCTGGTTGTGATGCCTGAATTCTCAGTGTTGGTATAGAAAGTGTTTATttccatcagctcctaactgccatttttcaaacacagcctctgatgtggcagacaggagctgattggctggtactttatctttgtccactttatctccagccaagacttagtaaatagacccctttatcatcATAAGACCAATTCCattttattacagatgtgtccacttacatctcacACCCCTGCATGATAAACAGCCCTCCTAGTCACTCTATGCTGTGGCGTAACTTGGTAGCACGGAGCGTCTTTCAAGAAACCATCAAAATGGGTCTTGTTTGCTAAATGGCATGAacaggatgcacaagtagcttttgctgattaaaattatatactgcaagcctatattctgtatgcgaaTGTGGTTGTACAGGACTTGTCAGCTCACTCATAtcttgctgtgtggcatattgaggcaagatgtatgaggacacatctgtacatcaacCAAATATCAATATGGGGGATCCACTTATGTCAGCATTGTGACAAAGACAGCACAAATATGACATGGGTTTAGAACTACAGGACTGGGACTGGAAATAATCCAGGTCAGGTGTTGCTGTTGGCCAGGGTTGAGAAGCATCTAATTGCAGGCACCTATCAGATTTTGCTAAAAGGGTTTTAGACACAAGAAGCATTGCTCCTGATGGTGGACAAGCTGCCCAGGTAATAGGCAAGGGGGTGGATACTGTTAGGGATCCTGTACCTTAGGGTCCACTGAAAAATATGTGTTTGTACATTTTGAAGACTCTGTGAACTCTGCTTTGTTGTAACGGACCTGGGAATCCTGCACCTGTTTGTGGAACTGCCTGTTGTTGAAAATAAACATATCTTGGATTTTGATCCAATCTATGTGATTCTTGTCACAGCATCTACATGCCTGAATATTCAGTTACATTTATATTCAATTCTAAACGTAAAAATCTGGAGGAGGATCTACATATACCTAGTACTTGTACAGGACTTTTGCCGCCTGTTCTCAGAATTAGCTATCAGTTCCTGTAACATGCCTTAATGGCTCCTGCTTCCCCAGTTTGCCTAAAGAAACAGAGTCCTCCATGCAATGTGCTGCTTTGGGACCCAGTACTAGTGAGATTTACTtaattttatcttttattttatgcTTTTTTTTCTTATAATTTTTTAATTTGATTTAAAGCTCATCTTGGTATTGTAAAATATTATTGATTATTTTGGGAGCTTTTTGGGGATAAAAATGTAATCTTCTGATACTGGAAATTAATACTATTAAATTGCCACTATGTATGGGTGATTCAGAGTTAAAGTGAACCAAGTCCACGCGAGTCAATTCTGAAATAATGTGGTTTAAAGTTGAACAACAACTGCAATTAAAAAAATTAACCACTGACTTTGAATTGTTTTTACTGCTCCAATAACATACTGTAGTGTCATGTTTAATTTATGGACAGTGTTGCATTTAACTTTAACATTCCATAGGACTGAGAATAGGAGTAgatttacataataataataataataataataatcctattgGTGATTTCTAACATGGACTATGGGAACAAAACCAAACTGAATGAATTCATCTTGTTGGGATTTTCTTGTAACTTGAAGATTTGTATTTTACTCTTTTTCTTCATCTTGCTAATTTATGCACTAACTGTTTTGGGGAACAGTTTTTTGATATGTGCTTTTATCCTCAGTCCTCAGTTACACACGCCTATGTACTATTTTCTTTGTAATTTATCATTCATTGATTTGGTCTACTCATCCAGCACTGTACCAAAAATGTTGAGAGATATATTTTCTAAGAGAAGAAGAATCTCCTTCATTGGATGCCTGACACAGATGAATACTATTGTGTTCCTAGGAAGTACTGAGTGTACCCTACTGGCAGTGATGGCGTATGACCGTTATATCGCCATACGCTTTCCTTTACATTACACAATATACATGAATTGGAGGACTTGTAAAGTCATTACAGTCTTTACATGGGTAGGGCATTTCACTTTTATAACTTCTCCATTTATCTTAAGGCCTCTTgtgttctgtacagaaaatattttggACCATTTTGTCTGTGAGATATTGGCCCTTCTAGAGCTGGCGTGTGAAGAAGTCACCTTTtataaaacatacatatttatGGGAAGTTTATTTACAATTTTAACACCATTTGTTTTCATCATTATGTCCTACATCTTCATTGTTGTATCCATATTACGCATCCACTCAGCAGGTGGAAGGGCTAAAGCTTTTTCAACATGTGCTTCCCACCTGACCGTGGTGTTTATGTTTTATGGGACAAGTATGACCATGTACATTGGACAAACAAAACGTTTTTCCTACAACCTGAAGCATATAGCTGTATTTTATCTTGTCATTACACCTTTGTTGAATCCTTTAATATACAGTTTGAGAAATAATGAGGTGAAAGGAGCATTTAAAACAATAATTACCAAGATTTCTGCATCATAGAGCAGATAATTTTGTCAATAACAGTACTTAAGATATGAATACTATAAACAACCAGCCAATCATATCCAAAATCAAAAGCTAATTGGTTGATATTGTCTTTCTCTCTGATTTATCTatttccaaactttgataaatatcccaCAGTCACTGCAGGTACAAGGAAGGCAAGTGACTGGATCACTGATAACATGGGAGGAGATGTACTaattcttggagagagataaagtggctgggAACGATGATATGATAAAATGATATTTTACAATAACAAGATGAGCTTTAAACGTAcctgccaatcagcacctaactgccatgttataggatgtgttttaaaaatgacaaatgGGGGTTGATTAGTcggtactttttctccatccactttattactCGCCTACACTAAGTACATAGATCCCATGCAGTGTGCTAGGGAAGAACAAAAGAAAGGTGGGCCCGGCGTTcaaccacttgcctgacatggtcaTATCACATGGTTAGTACTAGTTGAGAGCATGTTGTTTAATTAATTTGTTTCATGTTTGTCCTTGTGTGTATATAGTTATTCTTCTAAAACTCTCTGCtggttttgacactgttgaccactctcttctcatacaaacactacaatccctaggtctttaggacacagcccacacttggttctcatcctacctatcttatcgctctttcagtgttcccttctctgattctacctccatcagttggagtaccgcaaggctcagtcttaggtcctctgcttttctcaatgcatacctcctctcttggtaaactaatcagatccttcggatttcagtatcatttatacgctgatgatactcaaatctacctatcctccccagatttgtcaccatctgtattggctcgtgtcactggatgcctttctgccatttcatcttggatgtcatcttgtcaCCTGAAACTCAACATCTCCAAAACAGaactaattattttcccaccagctaagagtagttaccaacctgatatctccataactgttgacaatgcaactatccaaccTACCCCCAAGCTCGTTGCCtaagtgtcacccttgactctgaactgtcctttttttcacacattcaatctgtctctaaatcatgttacatgcaccttaaaaacatatccaaaattcgcccttatcttacacaagacactgcaaaaactccatgcactcatcatttcctgcattgattattgtaatagtctccttactggtcttcccaaacataggctctcaccacttcaatccattttaaatgcagctgcgaggctaatcttcctcaccagatgttcttcatctgctgatccgctctgtcagtccctccatttgttactggtattctaccgtgtcaaatataaaatatttttacttacatacaaggctattaaccaaactgcatcaTCAtaaatctcctcactcatctcaaaaaatttccttaccagacctctccgctctgtacaagatctgcgtctctcatccacatgtattacctgttcccactcaaaattacaggactttacctgggcttcacccactctgtggtatgctctcccacacacaataatactctcctctagtctccaaacctttaaacgttccttgaaaactcacctcatcagacaagcctaccaaatttcagacccacacacataaccttcaatacttccctatccagttacatcccctctgtacagtccacataacctcacattttgtcttccaacattgctgggtgatcatatcatacaacccattaaaaaCCTAGCAATCTGTGGAACCATAATGTAACAGATAGCATATATCCTTGTgtaccaatgcctatttccctatagattgtaagcttgcaagcagggccttcctatctttatgtatgtctgtctttgcccagttttgttctataactgttgttctaattgtaaagcgcaacggaatatgctatgctatataagaaactgctaataaataaataataaataaataaatttaatgaAAACTTTTAATCCCAGAAAGACCACTATCTTTTTACTGATTGTGGTGGTAAATCCCAAAGCTAAAGTGTTTTGTTCATACACAGATAAAAATTATTTTTGATCATCTTCAGGACCACTCCACATAAAAAACAAGTTATCTATAGATCGAAGTCAACAGATGCGGTTGTTTATACCCATATCATTTTAACTATTTTTTTGTCCTCCCATTTGACGACAAATACATTTGCAAAGTTTGGTGCAAATGATTTTACCATAGTGGTTCCCTTTGTTTGTAAAAATCTCTATTATACCAAACAAACAATAATGATTGGCTATATAGTCAATATTTTCCATTGCAAAGTTTAATTGATGATTTGGAATGTCAGTCATAGTGGGTAAGAAATTTGTAGTGTGTTTACATCATGTATATCGtgatgcatgtacagtatatagtatttttTTAGATTACTTCTTTGATTCCAAACTACCTCTTGTAAAAATATAATCAACATGATGGGATAACTTTATCTAATTCCAGATTGTATTGGTCTTCTGAGGAAGTTTTCATTATTCTAATATATATAGGGCAATTGATTTAATGTTGGTATTTTAGGATTTTTGTCACTAGATATTCATATTCTTTTTCATGATTCCTAGTCATAGCACTTCTAAATGTTAAGCAAGTTTGTTTTGAACATTTTCTGTGATCagtagttaatatatatatatatatatatcaaggggccAAGCCCATGCACACTCTCATGGTTAGCAAAGTCTATGTTGGCA
The Pseudophryne corroboree isolate aPseCor3 chromosome 4, aPseCor3.hap2, whole genome shotgun sequence DNA segment above includes these coding regions:
- the LOC134910792 gene encoding olfactory receptor 6Q1-like yields the protein MLRDIFSKRRRISFIGCLTQMNTIVFLGSTECTLLAVMAYDRYIAIRFPLHYTIYMNWRTCKVITVFTWVGHFTFITSPFILRPLVFCTENILDHFVCEILALLELACEEVTFYKTYIFMGSLFTILTPFVFIIMSYIFIVVSILRIHSAGGRAKAFSTCASHLTVVFMFYGTSMTMYIGQTKRFSYNLKHIAVFYLVITPLLNPLIYSLRNNEVKGAFKTIITKISAS